The Mycolicibacterium cosmeticum DNA window CAGCTCGATCACCCTGGCCGGCTGCTCGACCTGGGCGAAATGGCCTACGCCGGGCAGGACTTCGAGCCGGCAGTCCGGCCGGGCGTTCAACGCGGAGTAGGCGTGCTCGACCGGGATAATGCTGTCTTCGTCGCCCCAGATGGCCAGCACGGGCAGTCCTTCGCGCAGGTTCAGCCGGTTGAGCGCGCTGACGGACTGACCGCGGTAGTCGACCACCGACCGCAGGGTGCGCAGGAACGCCTCACGGGTCTCGCGGTCGCTGAAGGAGGAGTACGCGTTCCAGATCTCCGCGCCGCGCGGCGATCGCAGACCGGCCGAACTCAACCATGAGCGCACCGCGTTTCCGGCGCGCAGCACCGGGCTTGGCGCGATCACCGGCATGACGAGCTCGGCGCCGGGGGCGGCCAGCAGCCGCAGGATCCAGCCGACATCGGGACCGAGCCCGCCGCTGCTGATGAGCGCGAGGCGGCGGCAGTAGTCCGGATGCTGATAGAGGAACTGCATGGCCACCCCGCCGCCCAGCGAATGCCCGACCACCGTGGCCGATGACACGCCCAGTTCGTCGAGCAAATCCCGCAGGCCGACGGCGAACGCACCGAGCGAGTAGTCGGTGCGGGGTTTGGACGACTGCCCGTGCCCCAGCAGGTCCGGCGCGATCACGCGGTACTTCTTGGCAAGTTGCGGCAGGACGTCCCGCCAGGTGTGCGCACTGCCGGCCATCCCGTGGATCAGCAAAAGGACTTCGTCGCCCTCGCCCTCGTCCACGACGGCCTGACGTGCACCATGGATGTCGATGAACTTGGTCTCAGCCATAGGCAGCTCCTGTTCGCTCCACCCCCAACCCTACTGACCGGTAAGTTGCGGGGGCAACACGAGTGAGTGCCTGCGACGGGGCCCGTCGAACGTGTGTTCTAATGGGCGTCATGACGATGACCGCAGACACCCTTGCACCGGAAGCGCCGCTGCCCGAGGCGGTCGCCGAGCCCGTCGCGGCGCCGGCACCCAAGAAGGCGCCGGCCAAGCGGAAGGCCAAGACGCTGGAACTGACCCTCACCGTCACGGGTACCGCGGACGGTGAATGGCGCGCCGAACTCAAGCAGGGCGGCACCTATCTGGCCCGCGACCTCGCCGTGGCGGCAGCCGCGGTGTCCCGGGCCGCCAAGGAACTGCATGAGGACCTCGCCACCCCGATCGACGAGGTCATCGAAGAGGCGCGCGTCCAGCAGGCCGCCAAGGTGGCGGCACTGGAAGCCGAGTTGGAGGCTGCCCGGCGAGCGTTGGCCGAGCTGGACTGAGTGCAGTAGGTCCCGCTATCGGGCCATTCGCAGCAGTCCCCGCTCACACGCCCACTCATGGTGCAGGACACCGAGTTCCGTAGTCGGCGAAGCAATTCCGTCCAGTTCATCGGTGATCGCCCGGGCGGGCACCGTCGCGGCCAGGCCGGCGCACACGTTGCTCAGCGCGGCGTGCACTCTCGGCGCGAAGGCAAGATCACCCGGCGCGTGCATGCGCGTCAACGGGTTCGACAGATCATGCAGACCGAAAAGCCAGTGCGCCGTCCGGGCCGAGGCGTCTGGCGTGTAGGTGACCGGCTGCGGCGCCAGCGCGACCTCGTAGAACACCTGCGACCAGTACCCCAGGGCTTCCTCGGCTGTCATCGGTGAATCTGCGGTGATGAACCCGACCTGCACCATGCAGTCCCGAAGGTCGTCGGCGCGACCGTCGATCGCCGCGCGCATCACACCGACGGCCGCCCGGCGCATCGGCTCGGGGAGAATCTTCACGCAACCGAAGTCGACGACACCGACGCTGCCGTCCGGGTGGAACAGGTAGTTGCCCGGGTGTGGGTCGTTGTGCATCAGGTTGGCCAGCCGATAGTTGGCACTGGTGAAGAGGGTGATCACTTCGGCCCACGTGTTCTTGAGCCCCTGGTCGGCCTGTTGCGCTTCGGCCCAGCCCATTCCCTCGAGAAACGTCATCGTCAGCACGCGACCCGTCGACAGCTCGGGAATTGCGTCCGGGATTCGGATGAACGGGTGCCCGCGGTAGAGGTCGGCGAATCGGGCGATCATCGCGGCCTCCCGCCGGTAGTCGACCTCTTCGGCGATCCGAGCGCTCAGTTCGCGCGCCAACGACCGAGGATCGAGCACAATGCCGGCGGCCGAGGTCACGAACCGCAGGAACGTGGCCACCAGTTCGGTATTGGCCAGATCGGCCCGGATGGCCTCGGCCACGCCAGGGTATTGAATCTTCACCGCAACGGCGCGGCCATCCCGCAGGACGGCTCGGTGCACCTGGCCGATTGATGCGGCCGCGATCGGCTCGTCAACGAAGTCTGCGAACCCTGCCGCGGTGCAGCCCAGTTCGGTATCGAGGACTTCGCGCACCAAGCTGGGCGCCATCGGTGGCGCGGCGGACTGCAACCGGGTAAGGGCCCGTTGGTAGGGCGCGAATCCGCCGGTGCCCAAGCCACCCGTGTCGATGATGGAGAGCAGTTGCCCGAGCTTCATCAATGCACCCTTGGAGTGACCCAAGATCTCGGCGTAGCGTTCGGCGGTCCGCTCATGGAACCGTTCCACGGCCCCCTCATTGCCCGCCTTCTCACTGAGGCCGGCCACGAGCCGCCCGCCGGTCGCACGCGCGGTGAAGCCCGCCAGTGGCATGGTCCGGCGGATCCGTCCGTTTGCGATCGGCCTGTTCGGTTGCGGCATGTGAAGCACTCCCATCTTCCCCGCCCCGCGGGTAAAGTGATTCAGTACGGACAGTAAGTGATCACTTTGGAGGAGTCAATGACCGCGCCGACATCCACCCGGGAGCGGATCCTGACCGAGGCGATGCGGTTGTTCAGCGCCAAGGGCTTCGAGGCCACCAGCGTCTCCCAGATCGAGACCGCGGCCGGCTTGGCCGCGGGATCCGGCGCGCTGTACCGGCACTTCAAATCCAAGGACGCGCTGCTGATCGCTGGCATCGACCGGCAACTCGACCGCCGCGCCGCCATGCAGGACATCCGCGCGCTGTTCGCCGGCCTCGGCGACCTGCACAGCGAACTCACCGTGCTGGGCCGCTACCTGCTCACCGTCATCGACCAGGAAGCCGAGCTGCTGCAGATCGCCGCGCGCACCCCCGCCGGTCTGTCGGACCGGCTCGACACCGCCTATGCGGCATTGGTCGACTCGCTGACCGACGAACTCGACGGCTGGATCGCGGTGTGGGCGCCGAAGGCCTCACCGGAGC harbors:
- a CDS encoding alpha/beta fold hydrolase yields the protein MAETKFIDIHGARQAVVDEGEGDEVLLLIHGMAGSAHTWRDVLPQLAKKYRVIAPDLLGHGQSSKPRTDYSLGAFAVGLRDLLDELGVSSATVVGHSLGGGVAMQFLYQHPDYCRRLALISSGGLGPDVGWILRLLAAPGAELVMPVIAPSPVLRAGNAVRSWLSSAGLRSPRGAEIWNAYSSFSDRETREAFLRTLRSVVDYRGQSVSALNRLNLREGLPVLAIWGDEDSIIPVEHAYSALNARPDCRLEVLPGVGHFAQVEQPARVIELIDEFIATTQPADQTRG
- a CDS encoding DUF6319 family protein — its product is MTMTADTLAPEAPLPEAVAEPVAAPAPKKAPAKRKAKTLELTLTVTGTADGEWRAELKQGGTYLARDLAVAAAAVSRAAKELHEDLATPIDEVIEEARVQQAAKVAALEAELEAARRALAELD
- a CDS encoding ABC1 kinase family protein, with protein sequence MPQPNRPIANGRIRRTMPLAGFTARATGGRLVAGLSEKAGNEGAVERFHERTAERYAEILGHSKGALMKLGQLLSIIDTGGLGTGGFAPYQRALTRLQSAAPPMAPSLVREVLDTELGCTAAGFADFVDEPIAAASIGQVHRAVLRDGRAVAVKIQYPGVAEAIRADLANTELVATFLRFVTSAAGIVLDPRSLARELSARIAEEVDYRREAAMIARFADLYRGHPFIRIPDAIPELSTGRVLTMTFLEGMGWAEAQQADQGLKNTWAEVITLFTSANYRLANLMHNDPHPGNYLFHPDGSVGVVDFGCVKILPEPMRRAAVGVMRAAIDGRADDLRDCMVQVGFITADSPMTAEEALGYWSQVFYEVALAPQPVTYTPDASARTAHWLFGLHDLSNPLTRMHAPGDLAFAPRVHAALSNVCAGLAATVPARAITDELDGIASPTTELGVLHHEWACERGLLRMAR
- a CDS encoding TetR/AcrR family transcriptional regulator; translated protein: MTAPTSTRERILTEAMRLFSAKGFEATSVSQIETAAGLAAGSGALYRHFKSKDALLIAGIDRQLDRRAAMQDIRALFAGLGDLHSELTVLGRYLLTVIDQEAELLQIAARTPAGLSDRLDTAYAALVDSLTDELDGWIAVWAPKASPEQTKTLATLGVSSLLGERLATNLFRRASASVPDDRYLDEWTAVLSARVRTLE